One Arcobacter sp. F155 DNA window includes the following coding sequences:
- the radC gene encoding DNA repair protein RadC: MQTTIKKLESIDKPREKLEKQGLSALKNYELMAIILGSGVKGKDVISLSRELVKLLEKEFDNISLEKLLKIHGLGKAKACQIISAIELSRRYLIQNQNIKITSSQDVYQELKPYKNKQQEYFLALYLDGANNLLETKVITIGTLNQSLVHPREVFSYAIEKRCASIIVAHNHPSAILKPSSEDIEVTKRLKESGKILGIELLDHVIFTKDDFVSLKEDGVL, from the coding sequence ATGCAAACTACAATTAAAAAGTTAGAATCTATAGATAAGCCACGAGAAAAGCTAGAAAAACAAGGTTTAAGTGCATTAAAAAACTATGAACTTATGGCTATTATTTTAGGAAGTGGTGTAAAAGGAAAAGATGTTATTTCTTTATCAAGGGAGTTAGTAAAACTCCTTGAAAAAGAGTTTGATAATATCAGTCTAGAAAAGCTACTTAAAATACATGGCTTAGGTAAAGCAAAAGCTTGTCAGATAATAAGTGCCATAGAACTAAGTCGTCGATACTTAATACAAAATCAAAATATAAAAATAACTTCAAGCCAAGATGTCTATCAAGAGTTAAAACCATATAAAAACAAACAACAAGAATATTTTTTGGCACTATATTTAGATGGAGCAAACAATCTACTTGAAACAAAAGTAATCACAATAGGAACTCTAAATCAAAGTCTAGTTCACCCAAGAGAGGTTTTCTCTTATGCCATAGAAAAAAGATGTGCCAGCATAATAGTAGCACACAATCACCCAAGTGCAATTCTAAAACCAAGTAGTGAGGATATAGAAGTAACAAAAAGGCTAAAAGAATCAGGAAAAATCTTAGGTATAGAACTACTTGACCATGTGATATTTACAAAAGATGATTTTGTAAGTTTGAAAGAAGATGGTGTTTTATGA
- the xseB gene encoding exodeoxyribonuclease VII small subunit, with translation MSEIEEKEELVFEKKIEKAKELLEKLSNPDITLSDSLDVYKNGIKELEEAQKLLDEAKLVFTQEEKTNKEEPF, from the coding sequence ATGAGTGAAATAGAAGAAAAAGAAGAATTAGTTTTTGAAAAGAAGATTGAGAAGGCAAAAGAGCTTTTAGAAAAACTTTCAAACCCAGATATAACACTAAGTGATTCACTTGATGTTTATAAAAATGGAATAAAAGAGCTAGAAGAAGCTCAAAAGCTTTTAGATGAAGCAAAGCTTGTATTTACACAAGAAGAAAAAACTAACAAAGAAGAACCTTTTTAA
- a CDS encoding homoserine O-acetyltransferase, translated as MKIETKVAKFDEPLYLESGRILESYELIYETYGELNEDKSNVIVVCHALAGSHHAAGRYADEAKPGWWDKLIGDGKAIDTTKYFVICSNNIGSTFGSTNALSIDPSTNKEYRLKFPILTISDIVKAQMKLYKSLGIEKAKAVVGGSMGGMQALCYSIEFPDFAEHVFALATTAYTRPWAIAINKIAIESIRHDPVFKDGFYDKDDLETQGLPGLAIGRMAGLIAYLSPNLFNKKFGRDYARTDGLYELFGRFEVERYLEYNAYSFPKIFDPLSYLYICKTMNIFDAGRNEDTLENSFQKIKCKLHLISFSDDMLFFPEEMEEIRDIMEKIGKGDQVTYKMIESESGHDSFLVEVEKFDEYIIDLLENK; from the coding sequence TTGAAAATAGAAACAAAAGTTGCAAAATTTGATGAACCATTATATTTAGAGAGTGGTAGGATTTTAGAGTCTTATGAACTTATATATGAAACTTATGGTGAACTAAATGAAGATAAATCAAATGTTATAGTAGTTTGCCATGCTCTAGCAGGAAGTCATCATGCTGCTGGAAGATATGCCGATGAAGCAAAGCCTGGTTGGTGGGATAAGCTTATTGGTGATGGAAAAGCAATTGATACTACAAAATACTTTGTGATTTGCTCTAACAATATAGGAAGTACTTTTGGTTCAACAAATGCTTTAAGTATAGACCCAAGTACAAATAAAGAGTATAGATTAAAATTTCCTATCCTTACAATTTCTGATATTGTAAAAGCACAAATGAAACTTTATAAAAGTCTAGGAATCGAAAAAGCTAAAGCTGTAGTTGGTGGAAGTATGGGAGGAATGCAAGCCCTTTGTTACTCTATAGAGTTTCCAGATTTTGCTGAACATGTATTTGCACTAGCAACTACAGCATATACAAGACCATGGGCAATAGCAATAAACAAAATTGCAATAGAATCAATAAGACATGACCCAGTTTTTAAAGATGGATTTTATGATAAAGATGATTTAGAAACACAAGGTTTACCCGGACTTGCTATTGGAAGAATGGCAGGATTAATTGCGTACTTAAGTCCAAATTTGTTTAATAAAAAGTTTGGAAGAGACTATGCTAGAACTGATGGTTTATATGAACTTTTTGGAAGATTTGAGGTTGAGAGATATTTAGAGTATAATGCTTACTCTTTTCCAAAAATATTTGACCCACTTTCTTATCTTTATATTTGTAAAACAATGAATATTTTTGATGCAGGAAGAAATGAAGATACTTTAGAAAACTCTTTCCAAAAGATTAAGTGTAAACTACACCTAATCTCTTTTTCTGATGATATGCTATTTTTTCCTGAAGAGATGGAAGAGATAAGAGATATCATGGAAAAGATTGGAAAAGGTGACCAAGTAACATATAAAATGATTGAGAGTGAATCTGGACATGATTCATTTTTAGTTGAAGTAGAAAAATTTGATGAATATATTATAGATTTATTGGAGAATAAATAA
- a CDS encoding protein tyrosine phosphatase family protein, protein MNSILNYIKINENISTAGQPSVEQFQQIKNENFDVVINLALSSATNALENEDKVVSELGMTYIHLPVDFEEPKLSDLNLFLRIMSGIKDKKIFIHCAKNYRVTAFMYIYHKHVLNTPFESIDVSIFEEWSPSQNWQNIMKTDFQKLELF, encoded by the coding sequence ATGAATAGTATTTTAAACTATATAAAAATAAATGAAAATATCTCAACAGCAGGGCAACCTAGTGTTGAGCAATTTCAACAAATCAAAAATGAAAACTTTGATGTAGTTATAAACTTAGCTTTAAGTAGTGCAACAAATGCTTTAGAGAATGAAGACAAAGTAGTAAGTGAACTTGGAATGACTTATATTCATCTTCCTGTTGATTTTGAAGAACCAAAACTAAGTGATTTGAACTTATTTTTGCGAATAATGAGTGGTATTAAAGATAAAAAAATATTTATTCATTGTGCTAAAAACTATAGAGTAACAGCTTTTATGTATATATATCATAAGCATGTATTAAATACTCCTTTTGAAAGTATTGATGTCTCTATATTTGAAGAGTGGTCACCTTCTCAAAACTGGCAAAATATTATGAAAACAGATTTCCAAAAGTTAGAATTGTTTTAA